A portion of the Oscillospiraceae bacterium genome contains these proteins:
- a CDS encoding DUF3849 domain-containing protein → MAVDRKQQMKEITERLEQGVKDIFTSEMYTTYLRTMAKFHNYSFNNTLLIAMQRPDATLVAGFNAWKNKFNRYVKKGEKGIQIIAPAPIKEVEEREKIDKDTGLAVLNENGEPEMERVEYVVPRFRLTTVFDVSQTDGEPIPSLEVNELTASVKDYALLTAAIEQVSPVPMRFDEIKGDAKGYYSDADKEICIQVGMGESQTVKTMIHEVAHAMLHNSDFMKKNGEEKDRLTKETEAESIAFTVCSALGIDTSDYSFPYVASWASGKEMKELKDSMDTIRLTAADFLEKLETAVAERSAERMTAMQYAEKLIADKEQEITIFDDEQRNLIVNFAFKLDDRAATEELVNGLAAALAEDDKEEVNRLMYDAQEKIENLPDGMIGLSEMHDYGYLKDDVFPLTKEGAREWHRLGERIYPLFRDGTAGDYVSQEEIELHDGIFGIKADAWDAILLEQREDYAEDEYARPDFQLTVINREQALRLYDEGKQIYLVRISSWPILVTAREEIERGSDTFQIATKDLEQEKNMTEQENMLLYGSKKQFGIYQITARDPEHDYRFMGLDFVQTKGMTVARADYDLIYTALLTEKDTLDGIYERFNIQRPADFTGHSLSVSDVVVLNDGSTVKAYYVDSIGFAELPEFFKERNIDLQKENLLNEELQEIEIFDKPGLFSNGRLRDEEVPEGLYRYDLRGSDYDPGQPVTVEKTVVVNHAASVLMAEELDLGAEGRLELGEEGLNFTGAELTVREFMEEQQQKRSGLIHGDSDHIAVEGHIGTWYAVDETEIGGEKFFLLEHEEHGDMAACVAVNEQGKLVAEDLWNGFDDEFLDAVKEYLSEKWNMPKKEDVVSEIIEKAVPVPDNSAQDYSDVPVYYEPFSYAKENDEVDLYRTSYRLNGECKQAIHEAIADNYDGMYLGDGAVDQVVKQYGMERVGYILANTLRYKNYDDRFSHSNKEWAEQVGTPENNARIIKFRADWVVTSHSAVLDGFVTMYREKLEKQTELEQPFVKRFYVVENRQAVPLEIKRFGNLNDAMSQYQALPNHYMKALGVEKNPDPLPGSLDVLQCRNGIDTIVEDYKTVPGWNNPYIQNHVVQPLQGALAVQEVELAYKLSDAYFHIQTCEDSFDYTLYNKDFSERDGGILETDGDKSVQAAMTELLAEFGCDAVEGKVMDAAELREQADTVAEQQAEVLKEKLAAERPAPEETLSFYVAECLEFTFAGEFHDHLTMEEALEAYDKIPSERMNTDKCIGFCIEEDGGFVGMYELVVNDKVQRENINSINYFRDDKLVQQAISDMEKLMAARQQSKERERSSTKKSVLDALRSLKAKKQEQPAQEQDKPKKAKKKGMEL, encoded by the coding sequence ATGGCAGTTGACCGCAAACAGCAGATGAAAGAAATCACGGAACGGCTGGAGCAGGGTGTAAAGGACATTTTTACATCGGAAATGTACACGACGTACCTGCGCACGATGGCAAAATTCCACAATTACAGCTTCAACAATACGCTGCTGATCGCTATGCAGCGGCCTGATGCCACACTGGTGGCAGGGTTCAACGCATGGAAGAATAAGTTCAACCGCTACGTCAAAAAAGGCGAAAAGGGCATCCAGATCATTGCTCCGGCTCCCATCAAGGAAGTGGAAGAACGCGAGAAAATCGACAAGGATACGGGCCTGGCCGTGTTGAACGAAAATGGCGAGCCGGAAATGGAACGTGTGGAGTATGTGGTTCCGAGGTTCCGTTTGACGACGGTTTTTGATGTTTCACAGACCGATGGGGAACCGATTCCGTCGCTGGAAGTGAACGAACTGACCGCCAGCGTTAAAGACTATGCGCTGCTTACGGCGGCAATCGAGCAGGTATCGCCCGTGCCGATGCGGTTTGATGAAATCAAAGGGGATGCCAAAGGCTATTACAGTGATGCAGACAAAGAAATCTGCATTCAGGTCGGCATGGGCGAGAGCCAGACAGTCAAGACGATGATCCACGAGGTTGCTCATGCGATGCTGCATAACAGCGATTTCATGAAGAAGAACGGCGAGGAAAAAGACCGACTTACGAAAGAAACCGAAGCGGAAAGCATTGCATTTACGGTCTGCTCGGCTCTGGGCATTGATACGTCCGATTACTCTTTCCCGTATGTGGCAAGCTGGGCCAGCGGCAAGGAGATGAAGGAACTGAAAGATTCGATGGATACGATTCGATTGACCGCTGCCGACTTTTTGGAAAAGCTGGAAACGGCGGTGGCAGAAAGGAGTGCAGAGCGCATGACCGCGATGCAGTACGCGGAAAAGCTGATTGCCGACAAGGAGCAGGAAATAACGATTTTCGATGATGAGCAGCGAAATCTCATCGTGAATTTTGCTTTCAAGCTGGATGACCGGGCTGCAACGGAAGAATTGGTGAACGGTCTGGCGGCGGCACTGGCCGAGGATGACAAAGAAGAAGTCAACCGCCTGATGTACGATGCGCAGGAGAAAATCGAAAATCTCCCGGATGGGATGATTGGACTTTCCGAAATGCACGACTACGGTTATTTGAAAGATGATGTGTTCCCGCTGACGAAAGAAGGCGCACGGGAATGGCATCGGCTTGGTGAGAGAATCTATCCGTTGTTCCGTGATGGTACGGCAGGTGATTATGTAAGCCAAGAGGAAATCGAGCTGCACGATGGCATTTTCGGCATAAAGGCTGACGCATGGGATGCGATTTTGTTAGAACAACGGGAAGATTATGCTGAGGACGAGTACGCGCGTCCAGACTTTCAGCTGACAGTAATAAACCGTGAACAGGCTCTACGGCTGTATGACGAAGGTAAGCAAATTTATCTTGTCCGCATCAGCTCGTGGCCGATTCTTGTCACGGCGCGAGAGGAAATCGAGCGCGGAAGTGATACCTTCCAGATTGCAACAAAGGACTTGGAGCAAGAGAAAAATATGACAGAACAGGAAAATATGCTGCTGTATGGCAGCAAAAAGCAGTTCGGCATTTATCAGATCACCGCCCGTGACCCGGAACACGACTATCGCTTCATGGGACTAGATTTTGTGCAGACGAAAGGCATGACGGTTGCTCGTGCAGATTATGACCTGATCTATACCGCGCTGCTTACGGAAAAGGATACGCTGGATGGCATTTATGAACGGTTCAATATCCAGCGTCCGGCAGACTTTACAGGACATTCGCTGTCGGTCAGCGATGTGGTGGTACTCAATGATGGCAGTACGGTCAAAGCCTACTATGTGGACAGTATTGGATTTGCTGAACTGCCGGAATTTTTCAAGGAAAGGAATATAGATTTGCAGAAAGAAAACCTTCTGAACGAGGAATTGCAGGAAATCGAAATCTTTGATAAGCCCGGTCTTTTCAGCAATGGCCGTCTGCGGGATGAAGAAGTGCCGGAGGGCTTATATCGCTATGATCTGCGCGGTTCGGACTACGACCCCGGCCAGCCTGTCACAGTAGAGAAAACTGTGGTGGTGAACCATGCGGCATCTGTTCTGATGGCTGAAGAACTTGACCTTGGCGCAGAGGGGCGGCTGGAACTGGGTGAGGAAGGGCTGAACTTCACGGGCGCAGAGTTGACCGTGCGAGAGTTTATGGAGGAACAGCAGCAGAAAAGAAGTGGTCTGATCCACGGCGATTCCGACCACATCGCAGTCGAGGGGCATATCGGCACATGGTATGCTGTTGATGAAACGGAGATTGGTGGCGAGAAGTTCTTTCTGCTGGAGCATGAGGAACACGGTGACATGGCGGCCTGCGTTGCAGTCAATGAGCAGGGCAAGCTGGTGGCAGAGGATTTGTGGAACGGCTTCGATGACGAATTTTTGGATGCGGTAAAAGAGTATCTTTCTGAAAAATGGAATATGCCGAAAAAAGAAGATGTGGTATCGGAGATCATTGAAAAGGCTGTGCCTGTGCCGGACAACAGCGCGCAGGACTATTCGGATGTGCCTGTCTACTACGAGCCGTTCAGCTATGCCAAAGAAAATGACGAGGTGGATTTATACCGTACCTCCTATCGGCTGAACGGCGAGTGTAAGCAGGCAATCCATGAAGCGATTGCGGACAATTATGATGGGATGTACCTTGGAGATGGTGCAGTCGATCAGGTGGTGAAGCAGTACGGTATGGAGCGTGTGGGGTACATTCTTGCGAATACCTTGCGCTACAAAAACTATGATGACCGCTTTTCTCACAGCAATAAGGAATGGGCAGAGCAGGTCGGCACCCCAGAGAATAATGCGAGAATCATTAAATTTCGAGCAGATTGGGTAGTTACCAGCCATTCGGCTGTACTGGATGGCTTTGTGACGATGTACCGAGAGAAATTGGAGAAGCAGACGGAATTGGAACAGCCATTTGTAAAGCGATTCTATGTGGTCGAGAACCGGCAGGCTGTTCCGCTTGAAATTAAGCGGTTTGGCAATCTCAACGATGCAATGTCGCAGTATCAGGCACTTCCGAACCATTATATGAAAGCCTTGGGTGTGGAGAAAAATCCTGATCCGCTGCCTGGTTCGCTGGATGTTTTACAGTGCAGAAACGGCATTGACACCATCGTAGAGGACTATAAAACGGTTCCGGGCTGGAATAACCCGTATATCCAGAATCACGTTGTCCAGCCGTTACAGGGGGCGTTAGCCGTGCAGGAAGTGGAACTGGCCTACAAACTGTCGGATGCCTATTTTCATATCCAGACCTGTGAGGATAGCTTCGACTATACCTTATATAATAAGGACTTCTCGGAGCGAGATGGCGGCATCCTTGAAACGGATGGAGATAAATCTGTGCAGGCGGCTATGACGGAACTGCTTGCAGAGTTTGGCTGTGATGCGGTAGAGGGTAAAGTTATGGACGCGGCAGAACTGCGGGAACAGGCCGATACGGTGGCTGAACAGCAGGCAGAAGTTTTGAAAGAAAAGCTCGCCGCAGAAAGACCTGCGCCGGAAGAAACGCTCAGCTTTTATGTTGCGGAGTGTTTGGAGTTCACGTTTGCGGGAGAGTTCCACGACCATCTGACAATGGAAGAAGCCTTGGAAGCCTATGACAAGATTCCATCCGAACGGATGAATACCGACAAGTGCATTGGATTCTGCATCGAGGAAGATGGCGGCTTTGTTGGAATGTATGAGCTGGTCGTGAACGATAAAGTGCAGCGCGAGAACATCAATTCCATCAACTATTTCAGGGATGATAAGCTGGTGCAGCAGGCTATCTCTGATATGGAAAAGCTGATGGCGGCACGGCAGCAGAGTAAGGAACGGGAACGCAGCAGTACGAAAAAATCTGTTCTGGATGCTCTGCGCAGTTTGAAAGCCAAGAAGCAGGAGCAGCCTGCACAGGAACAGGATAAGCCGAAGAAAGCGAAAAAGAAAGGGATGGAGTTATGA
- a CDS encoding YodL domain-containing protein yields MATDMFMIYQINDAEKNREYRCRSYAYQIEHGFMITADNYEISYCGKASQGLVPAKIRENMESLNPDKFKIRKFGVSDVIAITAAGKSTFYYVDKEELVKFNGFFPKPQSGAYLIIDEGGYQVAGQNGTWLASDEVNVEGQRFVLMKSEQTENPPLSIILHESGAFVTQTADRFNGEVTAKIQTFLREQKPELLHHQKFLENGTAERAKESGTEQNYNMIDGCVNNNPKKPRIIGNRISVLDRLHIKLEERKQKGQPQQQRQQERSRKN; encoded by the coding sequence ATGGCAACAGATATGTTTATGATTTACCAGATCAATGATGCTGAGAAAAATCGGGAATACCGCTGCCGCAGTTATGCGTATCAGATTGAACACGGCTTTATGATAACTGCGGACAATTATGAAATCAGCTACTGCGGCAAAGCATCGCAAGGGTTGGTTCCGGCGAAAATTCGTGAAAACATGGAAAGCCTGAATCCCGACAAATTCAAAATCAGAAAATTTGGTGTCAGTGATGTGATTGCAATCACAGCGGCAGGAAAGTCTACATTTTACTATGTAGACAAAGAAGAACTGGTAAAATTCAATGGCTTTTTTCCAAAACCTCAGAGTGGAGCATATTTAATTATTGATGAGGGCGGCTATCAGGTGGCTGGGCAGAACGGCACATGGCTGGCATCAGATGAGGTAAATGTTGAGGGACAACGATTTGTTCTGATGAAAAGTGAGCAAACAGAAAATCCGCCACTCAGCATTATTCTTCACGAGAGTGGAGCATTTGTGACACAGACTGCCGACCGCTTTAATGGAGAAGTCACTGCAAAAATACAGACTTTTTTGCGAGAACAAAAGCCGGAACTGCTGCATCACCAGAAATTTTTGGAGAATGGCACCGCAGAACGTGCCAAAGAATCCGGCACAGAGCAGAATTACAACATGATTGATGGCTGTGTCAACAATAATCCGAAGAAACCGCGTATCATCGGAAATCGGATTTCAGTCCTTGACCGCCTGCACATCAAGCTGGAAGAACGAAAACAAAAAGGACAGCCACAACAGCAACGACAGCAGGAAAGAAGCCGTAAGAATTAA
- a CDS encoding GNAT family acetyltransferase, with translation MNHYEAVNILDMLNAIGEDAVKNILSDFSCPKNFEIESFVKQNALEFAKRKMSITYLVIDEEGQLAAIFALTHKAVQLTNEGLSGSMRKKIERHAKLDEQSNTYMLSAFLIAQFGKNAQYTEKITGNELMDMTMNILVAVQREIGGGVVYLECEERPQLLTFYENEQNRFRVFGERYSDKDQVKYIQLLRLF, from the coding sequence GTGAATCATTATGAGGCAGTAAACATTCTGGATATGTTAAATGCAATCGGAGAGGATGCCGTGAAAAACATCCTTTCCGATTTTTCATGTCCTAAGAATTTTGAAATTGAAAGTTTTGTAAAACAAAACGCATTGGAATTTGCAAAGCGAAAAATGTCTATTACATATCTGGTAATTGATGAAGAAGGTCAGTTGGCAGCTATTTTCGCTTTGACACACAAGGCAGTCCAGCTTACAAATGAAGGCTTGTCTGGCTCAATGCGCAAAAAGATAGAGCGTCATGCTAAATTGGACGAGCAGTCCAATACATATATGTTGTCAGCGTTTCTGATTGCGCAGTTTGGAAAGAATGCTCAATACACAGAAAAAATTACTGGCAATGAACTGATGGACATGACAATGAACATTTTGGTTGCTGTCCAGCGGGAAATTGGTGGTGGTGTGGTTTATTTGGAATGCGAAGAAAGGCCGCAGTTATTGACGTTCTATGAGAATGAACAGAATCGCTTTAGAGTTTTTGGAGAAAGATACTCCGATAAAGATCAAGTGAAGTATATTCAGTTGCTAAGATTGTTCTGA